The Manihot esculenta cultivar AM560-2 chromosome 8, M.esculenta_v8, whole genome shotgun sequence genomic interval TGTTGTAATGGTAATTCAGATTGCTTTGTTCATTGCAGTAGAATCTTCTCTAAGACTTTTGCTTCTTTATAGAATTCTTTGATATATGCTTTTATGAGGTTATATTTTCACTTAAAGATTTAAGAATCTCTAATTATTACCTTAGATGGAATTTCTTAGATCTTGATGTATGCATAAGGGGGCATTACTTTTCAATAAACTGAGGCACACAAGAGCTCAAAGAATCTTCAAACTTGCAAGCAATGAAACTCGAAACCAACTTCTGAATCATTTAATATCACATTATCATATATGGAAGAAAGGTAttcgagatgagaactatatttgaaaagtatgggagaataaaaaaaataagtaacACACTTTTCAATACATGTGGATGCACAATACAATTTCCGATCACGTAATGAATGTATGGCCAAATTGATTTAGGccacttttattattttgatactttagtattttgtggatttattttaaattaatttggcctaaattagaagccaaattcgtgcaaCCCATTTAGGAATGAGATTTCTTTAAGAAAATTTAGGAAAAGaatctttaatataatatagGTTTGACTATTTAACTAGATACCctttctatattataatttcacCTTTCTAcactagaattagggtttcaaAGCTATAAAAGCACCCTTAAGGTGTCAACCACGAATTAATTAATGGAGATgatgttataaataataatttggaTTTCTTAATATAAAGATGAGTCTTTATGTACTTCTATGTTTAGGAAACTTATCAAGGTTTTCTTGTGGCATTTTAAACTAGTTTATCACTTAtttttctaatcacattggttgattAGGGATGTAGTAGAGCAACATTCTAGAAGATATCCAAACCTCGTTCGATGTTAAGTGTGTATTTGGGATTCTTGATCACGAGCTGATCATGAGTTCcgcatcagttggtatcagagcatggtgatagataaattcctgattatctatatttatttgtttcataagtttttttttatttttttatttttatttttatttttatctcattATTTCAGTttgcaaaacaaaaagagaaaaaaaaaaagagtgaaaaAAAAAGTATGGCATATAGAAGATCTAAGAAATTCCATCCAAGGGACCAATCAGAGATCCTTAAATTCTTAAGTGAAAATTGTGATGTCATAAAAGCGTAGATCAAAGAATTCTAACAAAAAGCAAAAGTTTTAGAGAATTGTTTACTACAATGTGCAAAGCAATCTCAATTATCACCATAACATATTGATAATGAAGAGATTTCAACCATATTTAAGGAGAAATCTTTTGAGGAAGAAATCATAATTGAGACCAAACATGATGAAGAGGATTATTCTGTTGAAGAAATCTATGCAGTTGATATAGAAGCTCCTTCAATAGGTCAAAGTCACGATGATTAAGTTACTTGTGAGATTGTTGCTGAAGAACACAAGTCCGAAGATGAGTATGTGGACACCGATCCTTTTCTCACTATTATGCTTATTGATTCGAGGATGTATTTTCTTAAGGGAGGAATTGATGTGTACACAAGGGGGTATTACTTTTCAACAAACTAAGGCACACAAGAGCATAAAGAATCTCCAAACATGCCAGCTATGAAATTCGAAACTAACTTCTGAATCATTCAATATCACATTATCATATGTGGAAGAAAGGTATTTGatatgagaactatatttgaaaAGCATAGGAGAATGAGAAAATAAGTAACACACTCTTCAATACATGTGCACGTACaatacaatttcagatcgcATAATGCATGTATGACCGAATTGACTTAggccaattttgttattttgatattttaatatttctttgattttttttaaaattaatttggcctaaaTTAGAAGCTAAATTCGTGCAACCCATTTAAAAaagagatttctccaagacaatttagaaaaatgatctttaatataatctaaatttgactatttgactagatatctttcttatattgtaattacaccttcctaccCTAGAATTAGGGTTTAAAAGGTATAAAAATacccttaaggtggcagccacaaATTAATTAATGGAAATGATGTTATGAATAATAGTTTGATTTTCTTAATACAAAGATGAGTCTTTTTTGTGTACTTCCATATTTAGATAACTTATCAAGATTTTCTTATAGCTTTTCTAACTAGTTTATCGCTTGATTATCAATCATATTGATTgattaggggtgtagtagagtaACCTTCTAGAAAATATCTAAATCTCATTCAATGTTAAGTGTGTTTGGGGTTCTTCATCACGAGTTGATCTTGGGTTCCGCATCAGACCTTCTACAACCAtcctttctttctttgctttccATCCTGAAACAAATTCAAAGACACAAGTAAAAGAAAACAAATTTTATCCTTATATGCATCCTCTTGTGCTTCtctcaaaaatttatttatgttcATGTTTCACCCATAAGTTGGCTTTTACCCTCTTATGAACTTGCCTCTCAATCTTTTTTACTTCTCGATATTCAACTTAAGAGTGTTGCACTTCATAAATAACACAACATGAAATTAATaagattgcataaatataaattaaacaatGATATCCTAAACAATAAAGAAACGTAAACACAAAATCTAGAGGCAAAAACACACAATAAAATATTAGCACAAGGTGGCAATAAGTATGCTAAATATGCAATTTAATGAGTAACATGAAGTAACCATGTCACCCTATGTTTATAGAATGCCAACAAATGAAATGAAACAAAGGTGCCAAAGTTTAAAAGAAAATGTTAAtccgaaaataaaataaatctcgCACTCCCCTAATGAAAGCTGAAACTGAACCTAGACTATTATCCAATAATCGAAAGCTCTAAATCAGCATAACCCACTCAAAACCAATAAATTTAGGCATGTGATACTACTAAACTCAAACCAgcaatttcattaaaaatatgtCTTAAATAGATTGTAAAGTAGACCTTTTCTTGCTTTTAACTTCAAACACGAATTTTCAAGAAAAGCaattttttgtgttttttttcataaaattttcaaatctaaatatatattttttttttttgctaaaacttgtgataatataaaattgagaAGCAAACAtagcaaaaaaaaataataataataacaagctatcaaaataagaaaacaaaTTAACAACAACTATAACTatgtaattaaaattcaacAAGATAACTCTGaagataaataaattgaaatttatttatgatcTATGCTCTGAGAACAATTGATGCAGAACTCCAGATTAACAATGCAATCTAAAATCCCaatacataataatattaagtcACATGTTAAGATTAATTTCCAAGCATTCTACTACACCTTTCAATAATGAATAAATAAGAACATACATAGTCGAATAAGAAAACAAGAACGAAATCACCATGAAATTACTAACCTTGATAAGTGTCAATTCTTGATACAAcacaaaattaaacaaaattatctctagaattttattaatcaaggaaaataatattattcacAAAATAAGTCTTCCATTCGTGGCTGCCACTTAGAGGGGTATAGCCTTCTAAATACCCTAATCCTTGTGgttaaaagattaatttcaaTGTAAGAAGGATTCTTGGTCAAATAGTCAAACATTCCTCTATAAGGATTATAATAAAGATCCTTTTCCTAGTTAGACTAGAAgaattctttctccttttgggttGCATAAATTTAGCCACTTAAATTGAgactaattaatttgaaataagttcaataaaatattaaaatatcaaaataacaaaatgtGCCTAAAATTTgaccatacatgcattacgcgagTTGAACTTATATTGCGCGTCTATATATTGAATAGCGTGTTACCTGTTTTCTTATTCTCCCATActttccaaatatagttctcatctcatAAGCAGTAACTTAATTTCTCAGGATTCGAAAGTCGAACATAATTTTGGAGCTTGCGTTCTTGAAGAATGATCGAGTTCTCTTATACTTCCAATTGTTGAAAAGTATTGTTCCCCTTATGCATGCATCATTTGGGATCCACTTTTGTTATAAGGTAAACATTTGTCATCATTTGGGGCACTCTCATAAATAATTTGAGCGTAAAAACTTTCAAGTCACTATTTTGAGATTTGCTAATCAAATATATCCTTAGTTGGCGAACTTGTTTTGGAGCTCCGAGATCCACTTTTATAAagataaatatttatcattatttGGGGCACCTTCACAAATGATTTGTACATAAAAACTTGCAAGTGGCCATTTTAGGGTTAAgtaatatcaaatatgtccttaTGTGGGGAATCTTGTTCTAGAGTTCCAAGATTCGCTTTTGtaaaggaaaatatttatcgTCATTTGAGGCACTTTCACAAATGATTTGTGCGTAAAACCTTGCTATTGACTATTTTGAGATTGTTTAATGTCAAATATGTCCTTAGGTGGGAAAATTTTTTCCAAGTTTTGGGACCCACTTTTATAAGATAAACATTTATCATCATTTAAGGCACATTCACGAATTATTGCACGTAAAAACTTGCGAGTGACCATTTTGAGATTAATTAATATCCAATATCTTCTTAGGTGGAAACTTGTTCCGAAGTTCTAGGACCCACCTTTTTAAAGGCaaatatttattgttatttgGACCACTTTCACAAATGATGTTAACGTAAAAACTTGCGAGTGACCATTTTGGGGTTGGAGAATTTCAAATTGGCAAATTTTTCCTGAGTTTCGGGATCCACTTTTGTAAAGATAAACATTTATCGTCATTTGAGACACTTTCACAAATAATTTGAGCGTAGAAAGTTGCGAGTGAACATTTTGGGATTTGCTAACatcaaatatgtccttagttggTAAACTTGTTATGGAGCTCTggacccacttttgtaaagataAACATTTATCATAATTTGGGATATTTCCATAGATGATTAGTGCAAAAAACTTACGAGTGACCATTTTAGGGTTAattaatatcaaatatgtccttagGTGGAAAACTTATTCTAGAGTTCCAggacccacttttgtaaagacAAATATTTATCGTCATATCAAACACTTTCACAAATGATTTTAGCATAAATACTTGCTATTGATTATTTTGGGGTTTTTTAATGTCAAATATGTCTTTAAGTGGAAAATTTTTCTACGTTCGGGACTcacttttgtaaaggtaaatATTTATCATCATTTGAGGCATATTCACGAATGATTTATGTGTAAAAACTTGTGAGTGACTactttgaatttaattaatgtCAAATATGTCTTTAGGTGGAAAACTTGTTGCGGAGTTTCGGGACCTACTTTTTTAAAGTCAAATATTTATCGTCATTTGGGGCACTTTCACAAATAATTTGTACGTAAAAACTTGCTTGTGATCATTTTGGGGTTTAAGAATATCAAATATGTTcttagttaataaatttttttcagaACTCCGAGACCCACTTTTATAAAGGCAAACATTTATCATCATTTGAGTCGCTTTTACAAATGATTTGAGCGTAAAAACTTGTGAGTCACTATTTTGGGGTGGgagaatatcaaatatgtcctcagttggtatttttttttcttgagctCCAAGACCCACTTTTGTAAAAGTAAACATTTATCGTCATTTAGGACACTTTCACAAATAATTTTAGCGTAAAAACTTGCAAGTGATCATTCTGAGGTTGaagaatatcaaatatgtccttagttgaCAAACTTTTTCGGATCTCTGGGATCCACTTTTATAAAGGTAGACATTTATAGTCATTTGGGACACTTTTACAAATGATTTGAGCGTAAAAACTTGCGAGTAACTATTTTAGGATTTGCTAATATTAAATATGTCCTTAATTGACAAATTTGTTCTAGAGTTCTTGGACCcactttgaaaaaataaatatttatcataatTTGAGACATTTCCATAAATAATTTACGTATAAAAACGTGCGATTGACCATTTTACGgttaattaatttcaaatatgtTCTTAAATGGGAAACTTGTCCCAAAGTTCCATAATCCACTTTTGTAAAGGCAAATACTTATTGTCATTTGAGACACtttcacaaatgatttgcacgTAAAAAACTTGCTATTGACTATTTTGGGGCTGTTTAATATCAAATATATTCTTAGGTAGAAAACTTTTTCCGGTGAGACTTGGTTCATAGTGCATTAAAACAAGGCTCAAAGGGTTGAACAATGGTGTAGGCCTATAAGGGACCAAAAGGAAAATAGGGagctaacccggcaaacccttACAAACAAGCTCAAACCATTCCACTCAAGCCCAAGGAAACCAGCTTATGCCAATCCATGGAAGACTCTGAAAAACTAATCCAGATCAACCAATAAACCGTAAACTGTCGGCTGCTTTCATCCCAACATCTCTGCCAAACTTGGTTAAAAGGTTGCATTCAGAGCTTTCCTAGAAAGCTTCAACACTCGAAGGATACAAGCGAAGAGCTCAAACAAACACTCAAACTGCAGCTTTCTAGATCCCAAAAAAGCAGTACAGCTCCAAGCGATGGAAGAGGTAAACTCATTGATTTCTCACTCTCATATAGTCTCAAGAGAAGTCAAACTCTTTAAAAATTGGTGACAAACTCCCTGTAGATCCCATTCCCCAAAATATGTATAAATTTCACCAAGCACAGGATTAGGACCACACTCAACACAATTAAATCAACAAATCGAAGAAAAACCCTCACCATGTATGTACACAATTTGAAAAAGCAAGAGAAACAAAACTAAGAAATTATATCTATACCATAAGCACAGGTGGGGAACACCGCTGAAAAATTaagacaaaataaataaaaacaaaattgaTTTTGATGAAACGAAAACAAAACTCGACTAAAAGTTAGAGCAACTAGAAAAATCAACAGGtggtttaaaattcaaaaattaagatataaatatgaattaaaaaaaatggattATTTTAGGTATAGTCgaataaaagatttttaaaaaatatatttttagttttcGCATTTTATTTTCCTTATCCTATGTCGAGTTTTCCAAACATCGCATACAAGTGGAGTGTGATATGCACAGTCGCACACGACCCGCCGTTCAAAACCACTTAAATATTCAATAatagaaagtaaataaataaataaataaactctcTTAGTAGTCAGAATCGAGAAATCaatcctctctgctgaaatccCAAAACCTAACCTAACTTAAACCTAAACCTAGATACAGAACCAGACCAGTCGTTGGTTCACCCGAAAATCCCATACTCTGCTGGTTTATACGGCGACCGAACCTGCCTTAATCTTGGGTTTAGCTTCTCGCAAAACTAATTCACAAGCAGATCACCGGTGAAACCAGAACCAATCGGGTTAATCCAAGAGAGTTGCAGCTACGGTAACCGGTCGGACCACTTATTATCATTTATTCTAATTTTTCATGAACCCATCTCCTCTACAAAAGCCAAGTATGATAGTTTTTCACTTTTATGCTAATTATTTGTGCAATTTTACTTCTTTTTCAATCTCCTTCATTTTAATTTCATTCATAATGTCACCATTGTTAAGGTTTAAAGGTAAGGAAATAAACCCAGAAGTTTAATGGCGCCACGAAGTGCAGACAAACAAGACTTGGGTTGGAAACATGGTGAGATGGTGAAGGAAGGGGAAAAGGTTTACATTAAGTGCATATATTGTGGTAAAATCTTTAAGGGTGGTGGGGTTTTTAGATTGAAAGAGCATCTTGCGGCTCGTAAGGGTGGAGGACCAATGTGTCAAAGGGTTCCACCAGATGTTCGACTTTTGATGCAACAGACTCTTGATAACCTTTCAGCGAGGAAGAGCCACCAGAACAAGGTGATTCAAGAACGACAACCTTTGCCAACTGAATTTGATAGTCCTGAACAAAATATGCCCAGTGCAGGAACCCGCCAAAAAAAGGACTTGGCATGGAAATATTGCCAAACGTTTAAGAATGATGGGAGGGTACAGATTAAGTGCAGATATTGCGCTAAACTATTTAAGGGTGGTGGCATTCATAGGTTCAAGGAGCATTTAGCTGGTCGAAAGGGTGCTGCATCTATTTGTGACCAAGTTCCAGCTGATGTTCGCCATTTGATGCTTCAGAGTTTAAATGATGTTGTTgggaagcaaaagaagaaacaaaaacAGACTCCGGAGGAAATGAACAATGTTGGTTCACCTCCTGCTTCTGGTGATATGGACAAGTTTGCCAATGATTTTGATGACGATAACGATGAAGAAAATGATGACGAACATGATGAGAATGGTAACGATGATGATGATcctgatgatgatgattataCTGGAGCCCTGAATTCAATTGAACGGAAATCAAACTTTTTGGTAGTTGGAGAAGATGGTGTCAATCATGGAAATTTGGATAAAAGGAAGAGGGGAAGAGGCAAAGCTTCTTTTGCAAATGCTGTCCCTTTAAATGTAGTAAATTTGCAAATGGTGGACAATCCAACTCAAATGACAATAGGCAGGTTCTTGTATGATATAGGAGCAAATTTAGATGCACTAGACTCAATTTATTACCAGCGGTTGATTGATATGATTTCTCCTCAAGCATCAGGGGTACTAGCACCATCAAATCATGATCTTCGTGGTTGGATATTGAAGAATTTAGTTGAAGAAATAAAGAATGATATTGAACAGTATAGGACAATATGGGCCAAGACTGGTTGTTCTATCTTGGTTGAAGAATGGAACACAGAAAGTGGTAGAACCTTGCTAAATTTTTTAGTGGATTGCTCTCAGGGAACTGTGTTCTTGAAATCTGTTGATGTGTCACACATCATATATTCTTCAGATGGTCTGTATCCATTGATTaaacaagtagtggaagaagttGGAGCCAGTCATGTTCTGCAGGTGATTTCTAATGGGGATGAGCATTATCATGTTGCTGGCAAAAAGTTGATGGATACTTTTCCTTCTTTGTATTGGGCTCCTTGTGCTGCTCGTTGCATTGATCTGATACTAGAGGATTTTGGAAAACTAGAGTGGATAAATGCGGTAATTGAACAGGCTAAGTCAGTAACAAGATTTATCTACAATCATAGCATAGTTTTGAATCTAATGAGAAAGTTTACTTTTGGAAAAGACATTGTGCAGCAGGGGATAACTCGTTCTGCTACTAACTTCACCATGTTGCAAAGAATGGCTGATTTTAAACTCAATTTGCAAACCATGATTACTTCACAGGAGTGGATGGATTGTCCATTTGCAAAGCAAGTAGGAGGATTAGCTACTTTAGATATTATAAGTAATCGGTCGTTTTGGTCTTCTTGCATCTTGATCATCCGTTTAACAAGCCCACTCTTGCGACTTTTAGGAATAGTTACTAGTAAAAAGAGAGCTGCAATGGGATATATTTTTGCAGGAATGTATCAAGCAAAAGAAACAATTAAGAGAGAACTTGTTAAGAGAGAGGATTATATGGTGTATTGGAACATCATGGATCAAAGGTGGGATCAACAGCAACATCCTCCTCTTCATGCTGCTGGTTTCTTCTTGAATCCCAAGTTCTTTTATAGCATTGAAGGAGATGTGCATAATGAGATTTTGTCAAGAGTGTTTGATTGCATAGAGAGATTGGTTCCTGAAATAGAAGTCCAAGATAAGATTGTGAAAGAACTAAACTTGTACAAGAGTGCTGTTGGAGATCTTGGGAGGAAGATGGCAATTAGAGCAAGAGAAACTATGCTTCCTGGTGAGGGgccttttatgtgattattatTACGGTAGTTGCAATTTTATAGGTTGGACCTTTTGTTTCTTGTAACATTTTTGAAAAGTATGTTTATTTGAGGGAAACCTGTAAAGGCTGTAACTTATATTTCACACATGCTAAATTGGAATGTGAAGCAGCATATTCAATTTTGTTGGTGATATCTTAATCAAATATAGCTGATAAGTTTTTAAGTGCAACCAATACTGTTAGGAATATTTAGGAAGGTTGATATTGTGCATGGTGTGTTCAAAAGTTTGGTAGCATGTTGGACCTTGTTGGCTTGACTCATCACAAAGACAATGACATTACTCTTTTGAAAAGGTCTTACAATTTATATAAGACATTAGATTTGCAATTTTATTTCAGCGTTCAGATTGAAATAATTCTTTGAtgtcattaattttatatttagctGATTTCTGTAAACATACTTTGTTTTAGCTGAATGGTGGTCTACATATGGTGGAAGCTGCCCAAATTTGGCACATTTGGCTCTTCGAATTATCAGTCAAACTTGTGGTTCAGTTGGGTGCAAGCACAATCATATTCCTTTTGAAAGGGTTCATGCCACTAGAAACTGCTTGGAGAGGCGGCGACTCAATGATGTGGTCTTTGTGCAGTACAATTTGCGTCTCAAAGAAATGTAAGCAGAAAACAATGTCCTCCAGTCATATTTACTATCCTGTGACCATATTCATTGTCGGTAATTGAATTCCTTGCAGGGTTGATGAAAGGCAAAAGCAGGTTTCTGCGGATCCTGTATCATTTGACAATATTAGTGTTGTTGAAGACTGGATCATGCAA includes:
- the LOC110607224 gene encoding uncharacterized protein LOC110607224, with the translated sequence MAPRSADKQDLGWKHGEMVKEGEKVYIKCIYCGKIFKGGGVFRLKEHLAARKGGGPMCQRVPPDVRLLMQQTLDNLSARKSHQNKVIQERQPLPTEFDSPEQNMPSAGTRQKKDLAWKYCQTFKNDGRVQIKCRYCAKLFKGGGIHRFKEHLAGRKGAASICDQVPADVRHLMLQSLNDVVGKQKKKQKQTPEEMNNVGSPPASGDMDKFANDFDDDNDEENDDEHDENGNDDDDPDDDDYTGALNSIERKSNFLVVGEDGVNHGNLDKRKRGRGKASFANAVPLNVVNLQMVDNPTQMTIGRFLYDIGANLDALDSIYYQRLIDMISPQASGVLAPSNHDLRGWILKNLVEEIKNDIEQYRTIWAKTGCSILVEEWNTESGRTLLNFLVDCSQGTVFLKSVDVSHIIYSSDGLYPLIKQVVEEVGASHVLQVISNGDEHYHVAGKKLMDTFPSLYWAPCAARCIDLILEDFGKLEWINAVIEQAKSVTRFIYNHSIVLNLMRKFTFGKDIVQQGITRSATNFTMLQRMADFKLNLQTMITSQEWMDCPFAKQVGGLATLDIISNRSFWSSCILIIRLTSPLLRLLGIVTSKKRAAMGYIFAGMYQAKETIKRELVKREDYMVYWNIMDQRWDQQQHPPLHAAGFFLNPKFFYSIEGDVHNEILSRVFDCIERLVPEIEVQDKIVKELNLYKSAVGDLGRKMAIRARETMLPAEWWSTYGGSCPNLAHLALRIISQTCGSVGCKHNHIPFERVHATRNCLERRRLNDVVFVQYNLRLKEMVDERQKQVSADPVSFDNISVVEDWIMQNEFCLEDCESSDWMSLVPSSVNNIPLGPSVDEVEELGTGFDDFEIFDGLKK